The genomic DNA CTCCGTGTTGAGGATGATGGTGTTGGGATTGCCAGAGAAAATTTACCACATATTTTTGAGCGACTGTATAAGTGTGATAAAGGACGTTCAGAAAAAGGAAGTGGTCTTGGTCTATCTATTGTCAGTCAAATGGTGGAGCGAATGGGTGGTCAGGTTTCCGTAGAAAGTGAGATTGGAAAGTATACCGTATTTACAGTGAGCTTACCATTAATATAAAATTGTTTTTCCCCCATGTGACATGTATACACAGGGGGATTTTTTGTAAGTTATAAAGTTGCAAGGTTAATACAAGGTTGTTGCAAGGTTAATGTAAGATTGAGGTGGTATGATAACTTTAATAAACAAAGGAGGCTTTTATTATTTATGAATAATTTAATTATTGAAACAAAAAATCTCACTAAGCAATATGGTGCTCAAAAGAGCGTTTCTAATTTGAATATTCACGTTCAGAAAGGTCGCATTTACGGATTGCTAGGAAGAAACGGTGCGGGTAAGACGACAACTATGAAAATGTTATTGGGTCTAACAAAACCAACTACTGGAGAAATTAAAATATTTGGTCAGGACATTCACAATAACGAGAAGAAGCTTCTTCCTCGAATTGGATGTTTGATTGAATCACCAGGGTTTTATCCTAATCTGACAGGAACAGAAAATCTCAAAATCTTTGCAAGGCTTAGAGGAATACCAAAAAAAAATGCAGTAGAATCAGCACTGGATGTAGTCGGTTTGCCAAACAATGACAAAAAGTTATTTTCTCAATACTCTCTTGGTATGAAACAGAGGTTGGCGATTGCTCTTGCCATTATGCATGACCCACAACTGTTGATTTTGGACGAGCCTATCAATGGACTTGATCCTATTGGTATTGCAGAAGTAAGAACATTTATTCGTGATCTCTGCACAGAACGAGGTAAAACTATTTTGATTTCCAGTCACATTCTTTCTGAAATTGCCTTGTTGGCAGATGACATTGGCATTATTGACCATGGTATTTTGTTGGAGGAAGAAAGTCTTGCCCAATTAGAAGAAAAAAACAGTAAATACATACATTTTGCTGTATCTGATGCAGCACAGGCAGCAAGGCTTCTGGAAACCCAACTTAACCTGAAAAATTTCAAAGTAGCAGATAATTACAATATTATGCTATATGATACAGATGTTTCTGTTGCAGAAATAAATCGTGCTTTCATTCTAAACAACATTGAGGTATCAGAATCTCATTTATGCGAAGATACTCTTGAAGATTACTTCAAGAAAGTAACAGGGGGTGAAGGAATTGCTTGATATAATTTCATGTGAATTTTCAAAACTCAAGCGGTTAAAATTTATACTGATTTCTATTTTAGGTGCTTGCTTATTTCCAATTCCCGCAACAATTTTGATTGCAAAGGATAACTTGCCCTTTGAGCAATTGTTCAAATTAGTTGTCAATTTTGGATATTTTTTGCTATTACCAATTGTATTAAGTATTGTTGCTAGCCAACTATTTTTTATAGAAAGAGATAATGATGTATTAAAAAATCTTGCAACAGTGCCAGTGCCAAAAGGAAAACTGGCTCTGGCAAAATTGGCTGTGTTGCTGTTTATATCATTGTTCTACTCTGTTGCAGGGTTAGGAGCTACTATCATTGGAGGTTTCATTGTTGGAATAGTAGAGGGGGTTGCTGTAAAATTAGGAATGAGCATTGCTTTTGGAATTATGTTTTTTGTTACTGTACTTCCTGTTGTGGTACTCATTGTATATTTCAATCGCAGCTATATTTTTTCTATTATACTTTCTTTTGTATATGCTATTTTCAATTTTAGTATATCCTTAAATATTATCAATTTTGAACCAAATAACCCAATATTAAGTGTATTACCTGCTCCTGTTATAATGCGTTGGTGGATGGCATTTTGGGGAGATCCCACTGGCGAATACACGGCACTTAGACAGCCATATTTGCTCTCAACTCCTGCTTGTGTAGGTATTTTATGTTTGATAACCATTATAGCAGTCCTGCTGATTTGTATGATATACAAAAAGCAGGAGAATTAGGAGGTATCTATGCTTGATATAATTACTACAGAATTTCAAAAAATAAAAAGATATAATATTCTATGGATTGGTGTTGTTGCTGTTCTGTTTTCAGCACTATTGGCAGTTTTTCAGGTTGTAAGTTCACACGGCAGTGACCCTCTAACGTATGAGAGCTTTGCAAACGGAGTTATCTGGAATAATTTCAGTCTTAGTTTTCCATTTGGGATTACACTTATTGGAGGATATCTTATTAACCGTGAATATACAGACCAAACCTTAAAAAACATCCTAACTGTTCCTATTTCATTACGCAAATTGCTAGTGGGAAAATTAATTGCGGTTGGAGGAATTACTGTATTGTTAAGTCTTTTCAGCTTCTTATGCACATTTATTTTGGGGTTGTTATTTTGTAATATCAATATATCTGTTACACTCGTTGTAAAATCCTTAGTTCAGATTTTGTCTGTTAATCTGTATTGTTATGTTGCTGTTTTGCCGATTATTGCTTATTTTGGTCGTAAACAAAATGCATTTCTGACAGGTGTAGGGATTGCATTTGTATACGGTTTTTGTGGTGTGTTTGTTGCTGGAAGAAATCTGACAGACTTTTATCCAATCACAGCAGG from Clostridioides difficile ATCC 9689 = DSM 1296 includes the following:
- a CDS encoding ABC transporter permease; protein product: MLDIITTEFQKIKRYNILWIGVVAVLFSALLAVFQVVSSHGSDPLTYESFANGVIWNNFSLSFPFGITLIGGYLINREYTDQTLKNILTVPISLRKLLVGKLIAVGGITVLLSLFSFLCTFILGLLFCNINISVTLVVKSLVQILSVNLYCYVAVLPIIAYFGRKQNAFLTGVGIAFVYGFCGVFVAGRNLTDFYPITAGLGLVGYNNGAGTVYQPLIGAMTLIVILILTTILLVFTPNYDKVMTISKKKGIKHKKYSHK
- a CDS encoding ABC transporter permease, translated to MKELLDIISCEFSKLKRLKFILISILGACLFPIPATILIAKDNLPFEQLFKLVVNFGYFLLLPIVLSIVASQLFFIERDNDVLKNLATVPVPKGKLALAKLAVLLFISLFYSVAGLGATIIGGFIVGIVEGVAVKLGMSIAFGIMFFVTVLPVVVLIVYFNRSYIFSIILSFVYAIFNFSISLNIINFEPNNPILSVLPAPVIMRWWMAFWGDPTGEYTALRQPYLLSTPACVGILCLITIIAVLLICMIYKKQEN
- a CDS encoding ABC transporter ATP-binding protein translates to MNNLIIETKNLTKQYGAQKSVSNLNIHVQKGRIYGLLGRNGAGKTTTMKMLLGLTKPTTGEIKIFGQDIHNNEKKLLPRIGCLIESPGFYPNLTGTENLKIFARLRGIPKKNAVESALDVVGLPNNDKKLFSQYSLGMKQRLAIALAIMHDPQLLILDEPINGLDPIGIAEVRTFIRDLCTERGKTILISSHILSEIALLADDIGIIDHGILLEEESLAQLEEKNSKYIHFAVSDAAQAARLLETQLNLKNFKVADNYNIMLYDTDVSVAEINRAFILNNIEVSESHLCEDTLEDYFKKVTGGEGIA